A single genomic interval of Gemmatimonadota bacterium harbors:
- a CDS encoding carbohydrate binding family 9 domain-containing protein codes for MIPAALAVALTASAAAPAISQEKGSTPQGSAAARIANGRTAAERPFITATRVNGSEVSVDGVIDEAVWARAQVATGFSQIEPDEGAMASERTEARVLYGDNALYVAMRAFDSEPDEIVGQLTRRDQDSYSDLLGLAVDSYFDRRTAFQFMVNPKGVKSDVYRFDDLNEDSGWDAVWDVATSRDSEGWSAEFRIPYSQLRFRNADVQTWGINFIRVIARREEASVWAPITRADGGLVSMFGELRDLRDIEAPGRLEVLPYSLARLERVQGDEADPFHKPNGTFGTLGADVKYGVTSDLTLDMTINPDFGQVEADPAQVNLTAFETFYPERRPFFLEGSSIFSFPIALGDGDEANESLFYPRRVGRSPQGRADPSGGYVDRPDRTTILGAWKLSGKTAAGWSIGAMHALTSRENAKVQPATGALTETPVEPLSNYGVLRLQKDLREGRSAIGFIGTALRRDGAVAEELDLRSGAYTGGLDFRHRFRGDAWQVSGYALGSVVTGSADAIARTQRSSARYFHRPDAEHLDYDPTRTSLSGSSLNVDIMKFAGSPWRIGGGVQARTPGFETNDAGYLRSTDYIVGWGWGGYQRSTPQGPFRSWSTNVNAWSVRTFGNEVTEVGGNVNANLQFKSFWNAWFGVNHSASALSDGILRGGPLFRTESGTNFWSGASTDSRKRVSASATVFGNRRPESDSWSLGTSPNLRFRPSGRTSLQIGGHVRREVNDRQWVRSLYVNQQSEYVFGRIDQATVGLTARVDHAFTPTLSLQVYAQPFVSSGSYTDFKRVADPQAAVYEDRFEPLNARLEGGRHHFDLSGVDTSIDDPDFNFKQFRSNAVLRWEYVPGSLLYVVWSQGRDHFAGNGDFDFGSDMNALFGAPSDNVFMIKLSYWLSR; via the coding sequence TTGATCCCAGCGGCGCTGGCGGTGGCGCTTACCGCATCCGCCGCGGCTCCGGCGATCTCGCAGGAGAAGGGTTCGACACCTCAGGGCTCGGCGGCCGCCAGGATCGCGAACGGTCGAACCGCCGCCGAGCGCCCCTTCATCACGGCGACGCGAGTGAACGGGAGCGAGGTCTCGGTGGACGGCGTGATCGACGAGGCGGTTTGGGCGAGGGCGCAGGTAGCCACCGGCTTTTCCCAGATCGAACCGGACGAGGGTGCGATGGCCTCCGAGCGCACCGAGGCTCGGGTGCTCTACGGCGACAACGCCCTTTACGTGGCCATGCGGGCCTTCGACTCCGAACCCGACGAGATCGTGGGACAGTTGACCAGGCGCGATCAGGACTCCTACTCGGATCTCCTCGGCCTTGCCGTCGACTCGTACTTCGATCGACGCACCGCCTTCCAGTTCATGGTGAACCCGAAGGGCGTCAAGTCCGACGTGTACCGTTTCGACGACTTGAACGAGGACTCGGGCTGGGACGCCGTCTGGGACGTGGCCACGTCGCGGGATTCGGAAGGATGGAGCGCGGAGTTCCGCATCCCATACTCCCAGCTCCGTTTCCGCAATGCGGACGTGCAGACCTGGGGGATCAACTTCATCCGCGTTATCGCCCGGCGCGAGGAGGCCTCCGTCTGGGCGCCGATAACCAGGGCCGACGGAGGACTGGTGAGCATGTTCGGAGAGCTCCGCGATCTGCGCGACATCGAAGCTCCCGGAAGGCTCGAAGTCCTGCCCTATTCGCTCGCTCGCCTGGAGAGGGTGCAGGGAGACGAAGCCGACCCCTTCCACAAGCCGAACGGAACCTTCGGCACCCTCGGGGCCGACGTCAAGTACGGGGTCACCTCCGATCTCACGCTCGACATGACCATCAACCCCGACTTCGGTCAGGTGGAGGCCGACCCGGCCCAGGTGAACCTGACGGCGTTCGAGACCTTCTATCCCGAGCGACGCCCCTTCTTCCTGGAGGGTTCTTCGATCTTCTCGTTCCCCATCGCCTTGGGCGACGGCGACGAGGCGAACGAATCGCTCTTCTACCCGCGCCGGGTGGGACGCTCGCCGCAGGGCCGGGCCGATCCCAGTGGCGGCTACGTCGACCGACCCGACCGGACGACGATTCTCGGCGCCTGGAAGCTCTCGGGCAAGACCGCCGCCGGCTGGTCGATCGGGGCCATGCACGCCCTGACCTCGAGAGAGAACGCCAAGGTGCAGCCGGCGACGGGAGCGCTTACCGAGACTCCGGTCGAGCCCCTCTCCAACTACGGCGTGCTCAGGCTCCAGAAGGACTTGCGGGAAGGCAGGTCGGCGATAGGCTTCATAGGAACCGCGCTTAGGAGGGACGGCGCGGTCGCCGAAGAGCTCGATCTCCGCTCCGGCGCCTACACCGGCGGTCTCGACTTCCGACACCGCTTCAGGGGCGACGCCTGGCAGGTCTCAGGATACGCGCTCGGATCGGTCGTCACCGGCTCGGCGGACGCCATCGCACGCACGCAGCGTTCATCCGCCCGCTACTTCCATCGTCCGGACGCGGAACACCTCGACTACGACCCGACCCGCACGAGCCTCTCCGGGAGCTCGTTGAACGTCGACATCATGAAGTTCGCCGGGAGCCCGTGGCGGATCGGCGGGGGGGTCCAGGCGAGAACGCCCGGCTTCGAAACCAACGACGCCGGCTATCTCCGCAGTACCGACTACATCGTCGGCTGGGGTTGGGGAGGCTACCAGCGGAGCACCCCGCAGGGACCGTTCCGGAGCTGGAGCACGAACGTGAACGCGTGGTCGGTCCGCACCTTCGGGAACGAAGTCACCGAGGTCGGCGGCAACGTGAACGCCAACCTCCAGTTCAAGAGCTTCTGGAACGCCTGGTTCGGAGTGAACCACTCGGCTTCCGCGCTCTCCGACGGCATCCTCAGAGGCGGCCCCCTCTTCCGCACCGAATCCGGCACCAACTTCTGGAGCGGAGCTTCCACCGATTCGCGCAAGCGGGTCAGCGCGAGCGCCACCGTGTTCGGCAACAGACGCCCCGAGAGCGACTCCTGGTCTCTCGGCACCTCGCCGAACCTGCGCTTCAGGCCTTCGGGACGAACGAGCCTCCAGATCGGAGGGCACGTCAGGCGGGAGGTCAACGACCGGCAGTGGGTTCGCAGCCTCTACGTGAACCAGCAGTCGGAGTACGTCTTCGGACGGATCGATCAGGCCACGGTCGGACTCACCGCCCGCGTGGACCACGCCTTCACGCCCACGCTCTCGCTCCAGGTCTACGCGCAGCCCTTCGTGAGCAGCGGGAGCTACACCGACTTCAAACGGGTCGCGGACCCGCAGGCCGCAGTGTACGAGGACCGCTTCGAGCCGCTGAACGCGAGGCTCGAGGGCGGACGCCACCACTTCGACCTCTCAGGAGTCGACACCTCGATCGACGATCCGGACTTCAACTTCAAGCAGTTTCGTTCCAACGCCGTTCTCCGCTGGGAATACGTGCCCGGCTCGCTGCTCTACGTTGTTTGGTCGCAGGGCCGGGACCATTTCGCCGGCAACGGAGACTTCGATTTCGGCTCCGACATGAACGCGCTCTTCGGCGCGCCCTCGGACAACGTGTTCATGATCAAGCTCAGCTATTGGCTCTCTAGGTAG
- the dapF gene encoding diaminopimelate epimerase has product MPTTDPEQPSSPSAAAREVEYAYGSAVRPRLGNRFVLGHGLGNDYLVFTAAENRNGWTASPEAVRRVCDRHRGLGADGIVAVLSTEPAIRLRMFNPDGSEFERSGNGLRIVAAWLAGSGFAAQGRPFDAEVGGGSVGLRAAPAESGQWDVEVEMGRAGLGPEVVAFDRGPVRRTGGSDPTVGARDAAIELEEPTGGFLSVSPVSIGNPHMVVFGEKLSEDVLARIGPWLAAHRRLAAGSNVQLARVVGAGVMRALIWERGVGRTAASGTSAVAVAVAAVARGLQVPGEIRVEMPGGSLFVSVNEDLDARLRGPVEMVAEGRLDRGFLTRLG; this is encoded by the coding sequence ATGCCGACTACCGACCCCGAGCAGCCTTCCTCGCCGTCCGCAGCGGCCCGCGAGGTTGAGTACGCGTACGGGAGTGCCGTCCGCCCTCGGCTCGGGAACCGTTTCGTTCTCGGCCACGGCCTCGGCAACGACTACCTGGTCTTCACCGCCGCCGAGAACCGGAACGGCTGGACGGCTTCTCCCGAGGCGGTGCGCCGGGTCTGCGACCGGCATCGCGGTCTCGGCGCCGACGGAATCGTTGCGGTCCTTTCCACCGAGCCCGCCATCCGGTTGCGCATGTTCAACCCCGACGGGAGCGAGTTCGAGCGGAGCGGCAACGGACTGCGCATCGTCGCCGCCTGGTTGGCAGGTTCCGGGTTCGCGGCGCAGGGAAGGCCGTTCGACGCCGAGGTCGGAGGCGGTAGCGTCGGGCTCCGCGCCGCTCCGGCGGAGTCGGGTCAATGGGACGTCGAGGTGGAGATGGGACGAGCCGGTCTGGGGCCCGAGGTCGTGGCGTTCGATCGCGGTCCGGTCCGGCGCACAGGCGGCTCCGATCCGACCGTCGGTGCCCGCGACGCCGCGATCGAACTGGAAGAGCCGACCGGCGGCTTTCTCTCCGTGTCGCCGGTGTCGATCGGCAATCCCCACATGGTCGTCTTCGGCGAGAAGCTCTCCGAGGACGTTCTGGCGAGGATCGGCCCGTGGCTGGCCGCGCACCGGCGCCTCGCGGCCGGAAGCAACGTCCAGCTCGCTCGGGTCGTCGGCGCCGGGGTGATGCGGGCTTTGATCTGGGAGCGCGGCGTTGGGCGCACTGCGGCGTCGGGGACGAGCGCGGTCGCGGTCGCGGTCGCGGCGGTCGCTCGCGGACTGCAAGTTCCTGGCGAAATCCGGGTCGAGATGCCGGGCGGATCGCTCTTCGTTTCGGTGAACGAGGATCTCGACGCGCGTCTCCGAGGGCCGGTGGAGATGGTGGCGGAGGGGAGGCTCGACCGGGGCTTCCTGACTCGGCTGGGCTGA
- a CDS encoding LptF/LptG family permease, whose protein sequence is MRLLDRLAALTFLRIFGICLAVCPVLFIIGDVAAELDTYMARGLTGGEVARAYLYQIPRFVSWALPIAALLASVFTVHGMSAHRELVAMKSGGISFRRSVLPIVASGVLLVIFALGLAEVVPRANKAAGLILRAQTFTSTFRSDFAFRSDDGLSWQIGRLNSVDSSLYSVVTARPADEERPGLYMASEQGDWNADLGWHFRRGYIRFLNPDSTERSFQFEGLRMSQARDRPSALMEPPLEPEEMTNRELVRTAEILTRSGGDPTALMVQKEQNTSLALATLIVLLFGAPLATSNRRGGAPFGIGLSLATVVLYLLVYRFSGSLGLAGAISPAAAAWAPNALFLVAGAILLSRVRT, encoded by the coding sequence ATGCGCTTGCTCGACCGACTCGCCGCCCTGACCTTCCTGCGGATATTCGGGATCTGCCTCGCAGTGTGCCCGGTGCTCTTCATCATTGGCGACGTCGCGGCCGAACTCGACACCTACATGGCTCGCGGTCTGACCGGAGGCGAGGTGGCGCGCGCCTATCTCTACCAGATACCGCGATTCGTGAGCTGGGCGCTGCCTATCGCCGCCCTTCTCGCCAGCGTCTTCACCGTGCACGGCATGAGCGCCCACCGGGAGCTCGTCGCGATGAAGTCGGGCGGGATCTCGTTCCGGCGTTCGGTTCTGCCCATAGTCGCATCCGGGGTCCTGCTGGTGATCTTCGCACTCGGCCTCGCCGAGGTCGTACCGCGCGCCAACAAGGCGGCCGGACTCATTCTGCGAGCCCAGACCTTCACTTCCACCTTCCGTTCCGACTTCGCCTTCCGCTCGGACGACGGACTCTCCTGGCAGATCGGCAGGCTCAATTCCGTCGACAGCTCCCTCTATTCGGTGGTGACCGCGCGCCCGGCGGACGAAGAGAGGCCCGGCCTCTACATGGCGTCCGAGCAGGGCGACTGGAACGCCGACCTGGGCTGGCACTTTCGCAGAGGCTACATCCGCTTCCTGAACCCGGATTCGACCGAACGATCCTTCCAGTTCGAGGGGCTGCGCATGTCTCAGGCCCGGGATCGCCCCAGCGCGCTCATGGAGCCACCGTTGGAACCCGAGGAGATGACGAACCGGGAGCTCGTCCGCACCGCCGAGATTCTGACGCGCTCGGGAGGCGACCCCACCGCCCTTATGGTGCAGAAGGAGCAGAACACCTCGCTGGCTCTGGCCACCCTCATTGTGCTGCTCTTCGGTGCGCCGCTGGCCACGAGCAACAGGAGAGGCGGAGCCCCCTTCGGCATAGGCCTCTCGCTCGCCACGGTGGTGCTCTACCTCCTCGTCTACCGCTTCTCGGGTTCGCTGGGGCTCGCCGGCGCCATCTCGCCCGCGGCCGCCGCCTGGGCGCCCAACGCCCTTTTTCTCGTGGCGGGAGCGATACTGTTGTCAAGGGTGCGGACGTAG
- a CDS encoding LptF/LptG family permease, whose translation MTVLTRYLIRAQIGPFLFALIAMTALVFLNAVARQIDSLVGRGLPWTVIAEFLVLSLPHTVALSLPIAVLAAVLYCFSDMTSNNEITALSANGVSPARVLAPVLVLGAVATVVMLGFHDRVLPEANHRLKNLTFNIGRKSPTLELKEQVVNRIQTEITGTGRGAVFFLTADRIDPETNQLESVGILDANNPSRKRVTWAERGEMAFNAAETDLYLTLEDGVVNEMLADRLGGFRRIYFDREVIPLRNVGTMFEEQYGSSRSDREMGFGLLRESADEKKAELDSIQAENRETSLRAVRLALARGTPTDILVRDRELERGTRGLASRLGDPSSLLADDAFASTTILGTRQRAVTGRMLSQSQARYELEIHKKSALAVACIIFTLIGPPLAIRFPSGGIGMVVAMAGGIASIYWAGLIGGENLADGGAADPAITMWAANVIFLGVGLWLAITMGGTRIALRSSWFEELGSRLFPGSRSRPGISGQPAPPAHARPERFPTSKPEG comes from the coding sequence ATGACCGTGCTTACCAGGTATCTGATCCGCGCCCAGATCGGACCGTTCCTATTCGCGCTGATAGCCATGACGGCGCTGGTGTTCCTCAACGCCGTGGCCCGCCAGATCGATTCGCTGGTCGGCAGAGGGCTGCCGTGGACGGTGATCGCCGAGTTCCTCGTGCTCTCGCTGCCGCACACCGTGGCTCTCTCACTGCCCATCGCGGTTCTGGCCGCCGTGCTCTACTGCTTCAGCGACATGACCTCGAACAACGAGATCACGGCGCTCTCGGCCAACGGCGTGAGTCCGGCGCGCGTCCTCGCCCCGGTATTGGTTCTGGGCGCGGTGGCGACGGTGGTCATGCTCGGATTCCACGATCGCGTCCTCCCTGAAGCAAATCACCGACTGAAAAACCTAACCTTCAACATTGGCCGCAAGAGCCCTACCCTCGAATTGAAGGAACAGGTCGTCAACCGCATCCAGACCGAGATTACCGGTACTGGCCGGGGAGCGGTCTTTTTCCTCACCGCCGACCGTATCGATCCCGAAACCAACCAGCTCGAGTCGGTAGGCATACTCGACGCCAACAACCCCTCGCGAAAGCGCGTCACCTGGGCCGAGCGCGGCGAGATGGCGTTCAACGCCGCCGAGACCGATCTATACCTCACCCTCGAAGACGGCGTGGTGAACGAGATGCTGGCCGACCGCCTAGGGGGATTTCGGCGCATCTATTTCGATCGGGAGGTGATCCCTCTGCGGAACGTGGGCACGATGTTCGAAGAGCAGTACGGCAGCTCCCGCTCGGATCGGGAGATGGGTTTCGGTCTCCTGCGCGAGAGCGCCGACGAGAAGAAGGCGGAGCTCGACTCCATCCAGGCTGAGAACCGGGAGACATCGCTGCGCGCGGTCCGTCTGGCGCTGGCTCGGGGGACGCCCACCGACATTCTAGTGCGCGACCGGGAGCTGGAGCGCGGCACGAGAGGACTGGCCTCCCGACTCGGCGATCCCTCCTCGCTTCTGGCGGACGACGCCTTTGCCTCAACCACCATTCTGGGGACCCGTCAGCGCGCCGTCACGGGTCGGATGCTCTCCCAGTCGCAGGCTCGTTACGAGCTCGAGATTCACAAGAAGTCGGCCCTCGCCGTGGCCTGCATCATCTTCACTCTGATCGGACCGCCGCTCGCCATCCGTTTCCCGAGCGGCGGGATCGGCATGGTGGTCGCCATGGCGGGGGGAATCGCCTCGATATACTGGGCCGGTCTGATAGGTGGGGAAAATCTCGCGGACGGAGGCGCCGCCGACCCCGCCATCACGATGTGGGCCGCCAACGTCATCTTCCTGGGCGTGGGACTCTGGCTGGCGATCACCATGGGCGGCACGCGCATAGCCCTTAGGTCGAGCTGGTTCGAGGAGCTCGGAAGCCGGCTCTTTCCGGGATCGCGCTCGCGTCCAGGTATCTCCGGGCAACCCGCCCCCCCGGCGCACGCGAGGCCGGAGCGCTTCCCGACCTCGAAGCCGGAAGGCTGA
- a CDS encoding helix-hairpin-helix domain-containing protein: MTPFLEVVGAPSGAGGGKARPQAPSPTEGAVGPPVSGSARLVDVNVAGVVELQSLPGIGPALAERIVEARNEARFERVEDLLRVRGIGPAILTKLRPLVSVR, from the coding sequence ATGACACCCTTCCTCGAGGTGGTCGGCGCACCGTCCGGTGCAGGCGGCGGAAAAGCGCGACCGCAGGCTCCGTCGCCGACCGAGGGTGCGGTCGGCCCGCCGGTGAGCGGATCCGCCCGGCTTGTGGACGTCAACGTCGCCGGCGTAGTAGAGCTCCAGAGCCTGCCGGGGATCGGACCGGCGTTGGCGGAGCGCATCGTCGAGGCGAGAAACGAAGCTCGCTTCGAACGGGTGGAGGACCTCCTGCGGGTGCGCGGCATCGGCCCCGCGATTCTGACCAAGCTGCGCCCGCTGGTGAGCGTCCGATGA